A part of Ammospiza caudacuta isolate bAmmCau1 chromosome 5, bAmmCau1.pri, whole genome shotgun sequence genomic DNA contains:
- the IL22 gene encoding interleukin-22, whose amino-acid sequence MASLHTSASSFPGWLLFCCCCCLPLLTISLPLKGAPGAHHACRLRKIHFQQPYIRNRTYTLAKTASASDKDTDNRLIGQQLFANIRENNRCYVMKKVVELIVKDVLLTEVKSQYPYVEEVAQFLASLTSELSSCQFSGKRDHIEKNLEQMKNKMEQLGENGKTKAIGELDLLFDYMENACTDAPKKGGNKKKN is encoded by the exons ATGGCCTCCCTGCACACCTCggccagcagcttcccaggatggcttctcttctgctgctgttgctgcctcCCTCTTCTCACCATCTCTCTGCCTCTGAAAGGGGCTCCCGGTGCCCATCATGCCTGCAGGCTCAGGAAGATCCACTTCCAGCAGCCCTACATCAGGAATCGCACCTACACCTTGGCCAAAACG GCCAGCGCCTCAGACAAGGACACGGACAACAGATTGATTGGGCAGCAGCTCTTTGCTAACATCAGG GAAAACAACCGCTGCTACGTGATGAAGAAGGTTGTGGAGCTCATAGTAAAAGATGTTCTCCTCACTGAAGTCAAGAGCCAGTACCCTTATGTTGAGGAGGTGGCACAGTTCTTGGCATCCCTgacctcagagctcagcagctgt cAATTCTCAGGAAAGAGAGACCACATTGAAAAGAACCTGGAACAAATGAAGAACAAAATGGAACAG TtgggagaaaatggaaagacTAAAGCCATTGGAGAGCTGGATTTACTGTTTGACTACATGGAAAATGCCTGTACTGATGCCCCAAAGAAGGGAgggaacaagaagaaaaattga